GGCGTGCCGGTAGCCGATACCCAGGTGGCGCAGATGCTGATGGATGCGACGAATGCGGCGAGATTGCTGGGTGCTCTGCCGATCCTCGTGGGCATTCGTCCTGAGCTGGCGCGTACGATCGTTGGCCTTGGAATTTCACTCGATGGTTTGGTGACGCACGCCGATCTCCAGCACGGCATCCAGTACGCGCAAGAGCGGATACGCTCATAACGCGGAGTTGATCCACAGACCAGGGAGGCGTCATAGCGATACCTCCCTGGCCCACGGCTGCGCCTGGCAGATGGATGCGAAAGGCTTAGTTCTGCAACTGTGAGCGCCGCACGGTACGAGATGTAACGGTTACGCCAGGACCATTGATGCTCGAACTCTTTTGCGGATTTTGAATGACCTGGAACGTGACCGTAGGATCGGCTAGTGTCAGGTCGAAATTGAGCATGGCAAAGCTATACTCAGCATCGGTGCCACCAACCCCGATACCGGAGGATGTGACCTCCCACAGCGGATAGCCACTTGACAGCGTCCGCTGCGTGAGCAGACTACGATGGATGTCGCCGGTTATGAAAAAGACGCCTTTGATGTTGTTGGCGACGATGAAGTTGAAGAGTTGCTGCCTCTGGTTTCCCCAGCATACGCTGCCCAGCGTGGAGCCATTCGCGATCACTTTAAAGGTTGCCCGCGATGCTAAGAGCTGACTCTTCAACCACTCGAACTGGGTGGTGCCATACATGTTCGCCGGGTAGTCGGCTGGCATGTTATGCGGACAGTCACGGCCCCAGCGATCATCCATCATAAAGAAGTCTACGCCGCCCGTATCGTTGACGCCGCCCCAGTTGAACGTGTGGTAGATCCCATCCCCGGCGAAGTCGGGGTGCGCCCAAAGATCATCGAAGGCTGCCCGCGCAATGTCTTTTTGAGCGAAGGTTGCGTCTTCATTATTCGGCCCGTAGTCGTGATCATCCCAGATGGCGTAGGTGGGGAAGTTGCGGTAGACCGAAGCAAACTCCGGCACCTTACGCTGCTGCATATACTTGAACCAGTAATGGTCCTTCGTTGGCGGATTCTGTGTGGTGTACATATTATCGCCCAGCAGCACATGCAAGTTAGGCTGTCCATTGTCGAGTTGCTCACGCATGATGCTAAACGAGGGCTGGCTGGGCTGCTTCTCGCCATTCATGCAGGAGGCCACGCCAACCTTGAAGCGTGCCGGTGCATCCGGCTCCGTCATAAAGGAGCTGCCGCCGCGCTCGCCCGTCAGGCCGGACGCAAAGATCCGATAATCGTACCTGGTTGCAGGCGACAGCCCGGACAGGGTCGCCTTCCACGAGCGATAGCCGCTACCAGCTCCGATCCTGGTCATCTCTACCGATGACAGCCAGCATGTTTCGCAGGCGGTTGCCAGCCTGACGCGCAGTGTCAGCGTTTCGCTCGTATCGTTTCCATAGGTATCACTCGTCCCCACCCAGATGCGAGCGCCCGTTTTCCAGGTGCGGCCTACCATGGGGCTGGTTTGCAGCGGCGTGGAGTAGGCGTGTGCCACGTCGCCCGGAGCAAGAGTCGCTCCGAGTGCGAGCAGAACCAAGATTACGACTAGCACGCGAGCCTTCCGCATGATTTTCCCTCCGTTATCATCGCGAACACCTCCTGCTGCTCAGCCTTGGGAGGTTTCTGGATCCGAATCCGCTACCGCTTGCCCGACGCTACCAACGTCTGCGAGACGACGGTAGCTGTACTTTATACCGAGACGCTAAACGCCTCCTGAATACAGGAGGCGTAAATCTTTAAAATCTCTTAACATTTCTGTACCCCCCGCGCGGTACCCCTGAGACGTTCCTTCATCGACCTTCGGCAGCATGAAAGCGTGTCTGAGTCTCAACGATGTAGGCCGGAGGCTCAGAACGCGAGAGGTTCTACGCGCTTCATGGCGCTTCATTATGTCATTTTGAACACAAAAGGGAGTAGTATGTAATATTGTTGATCTACTATTGCATACATTAACGCATCCAGCCAGCCTTCAGCAGACCTGCCCGGCGATCGGATCACGTTGGCCCACCCGCTGGTAGCGCAGAACGACTCGCGCCGCTGCAGCGGGTGGGCCACTATGTTCAGCATGCCAATCACGAGTCGGCTTGCCACTCGCAGCATCAGGCTGTTCAAGAAGCGCTATGGCGTGAGGCGCAGCGTTCCCTGAGCGGCGGCATCAATCGTCGTGCGTTCCATCCGCATCGGGCGATAGCGGATGGCCTTCCAGTCGGCAAGATAATCGGCGTAGTGCGGCGACAGGACGTGTCCCGACTGGCCGACAGAGTGCAAGAATTGACCGCCTTCGAGATTGGCAAGGTCAATGATCTGGCGGTACCCA
The nucleotide sequence above comes from Herpetosiphonaceae bacterium. Encoded proteins:
- a CDS encoding alkaline phosphatase D family protein, with product MVGRTWKTGARIWVGTSDTYGNDTSETLTLRVRLATACETCWLSSVEMTRIGAGSGYRSWKATLSGLSPATRYDYRIFASGLTGERGGSSFMTEPDAPARFKVGVASCMNGEKQPSQPSFSIMREQLDNGQPNLHVLLGDNMYTTQNPPTKDHYWFKYMQQRKVPEFASVYRNFPTYAIWDDHDYGPNNEDATFAQKDIARAAFDDLWAHPDFAGDGIYHTFNWGGVNDTGGVDFFMMDDRWGRDCPHNMPADYPANMYGTTQFEWLKSQLLASRATFKVIANGSTLGSVCWGNQRQQLFNFIVANNIKGVFFITGDIHRSLLTQRTLSSGYPLWEVTSSGIGVGGTDAEYSFAMLNFDLTLADPTVTFQVIQNPQKSSSINGPGVTVTSRTVRRSQLQN